The DNA window CGGCGACCTGCACGTGCTTAAAAATATCGATCTGGCCGTGTTCGCCGGAGAGGTCGTGGTCATCATCGGCCCGTCCGGGTCGGGCAAGTCCACGCTGTGCCGCACCATCAACGGACTGGAGGCTCACGACTCCGGGACGATCTGCATGGCGGGCAAACCGTTGCCCACCGACGGCAGGAATCTGGCCAGGCTGCGCGCCGATGTCGGGATGGTCTTCCAGTCGTTCAACCTGTTCGCGCACAAAACGGTGCTGGAGAACGTCACCCTGGGCCAGATCCGGGTGCGCCGGCGCAAGAGGGCGGAAGCCGAGCGGCGCGGCATGGCGTTGCTCGATCGCGTGGGCGTTGCCGAGCAGGCCGGCAAGTATCCGGCCCAACTCTCCGGCGGCCAGCAGCAGCGGGTCTCCATCGCCAGGGCGCTGGCCATGGATCCGAAGGTGATGCTCTTCGACGAACCGACCTCGGCACTCGACCCAGAAATGATCAACGAGGTGCTCGGCGTCATGACCGCGCTGGCCGGCACCGGCATGACCATGCTCGTCGTCACCCATGAGATGGGTTTCGCCCGGCGCGCCGCCGACCGGGTCGCGTTCATGGCCGACGGCGAGATCGTCGAGTCCGGCGCTCCCGAGCGCTTCTTCGATTCCCCGACGAGCGAGCGGGCTAGGGATTTCTTGTCCAAGGTCCTGACCCACTGACCCGGCGCCAGTGGGCGCGGGGCCCAGCCGATCCGTGATTCGAGAAAGGAGCACGATGGGTATACGACGCGTATCCATCCTGGCCGTCGTGACCGCGGCCAGCCTGGCCATCGCCGCCTGCGGGGGTGGCGGCGATCCGGCGGCGGGACCGGTCGCCGACGCACCGCAGTTCCCGGCCGGGTCCACGATGGCCCGGATCGCCGAGGCCGGCACCCTGAGGGCGGGCGTCAAGTTCGACCAGGCCGGCTTCGGTATGACGGGCCTGTCGGACAAGCCGGCCGGGTTCGAGGTCGAACTGGTCAAGATGATCGCCGCGAAGCTGGGCGTCAAGGAGGAGAACATCCAGTACACCGAGGCTCCGGCCCGGGTCCGCGAGGAGATCATCGAACGCAAGGAGGTGGACCTCGTCGCGGCCACGTACACCATCAACGACGAGCGCAAGAAGCGGATCTCGTTCGCCGGGCCGTATTACCTGGCGGGTCAACAGGTGATGGTCGCCAAGGACGACAACAAGATCGACGGGCCGCAGGCCCTGCGGAACGACACGGCTGCCAAGGTGTGCTCCACCGAGGGCTCCGTCCCCTCAGAGAGGATCAAGCCGTACCTGGCCAACCCGGACCAACTGGTCCTGTTCGACGTGAACTCCAAGTGCGCGGACGCGCTGCGCACCGGGCAGATCCGGGCGGTGACGTCCGACAACGTCATCCTCCTGGGCCTGGTCAGCAAGTCCAACGGCGCCTTCAAGCTCGTGGGTGAGCGCTTCAGCGACGAGCCGTACGGCATCGGCATCGCCAAGGGCGACGTGCAGTTCTGCGAGTTCATTAACCAGGTGCTGAGGGAAGCGGCGCAGTCCGGCGCGTACGAGAAGGCCTGGACCTCCACGGCCGGCAAGCTCGCCGACAACGTCGAGACGCCGGCACTGCCCAGCATCGGCACGTGTAGCTGATCATCGTGTGGCGGGGCGGGGGCCGGGTCAGGCCCCCACCCGATCCACGTCGATGCCTGGACGATCGACGGCGGAGGTCCGGTACGTGGACGCGTTCACCGACAACATCGACCTTTTCTGGTCCGGGTACCTGCGCTCGGTCGGCATCTGCCTGTGGGCGCTGGTCGGCTCGCTCGCCCTGGGCTTGGTGCTGGCCGCGATGCGGGTATCACCGATCCCACCGCTGCGCGCCCTCGCCGCAGGATTCGTCAACGCGCTACGCAACACACCACTCGCGCTGGTCCTGTTCTTCATGGCGTTTGGCCTGCCCGAACTCGGTATCAATGCCTCGTACTACCTGTTCGCCGTGGCCGGGTTGATTCTCTACACCGCCGCCTTCGTGTGCGAGGCGGTCCGCTCCGGCATCAACACCGTGCCCGCGGGCCAGGCCGAGGCGGCCCGATCGATCGGGATGACGTTCGCCCAGAGCCTGTCGACCGTGGTGCTCCCGCAGGCGGTGCGAACGGTCGTACCGCCGCTGGCCAGCGTGATCATCGCGATGTTCAAGAATTCCGCCGTGGTGGGTGCGTTCGGCGTCGGGCGGGACCTGTTCTCGGTGAGCGGCACGCTCACCAGCGCGCAGGGCTATCCGAACCTGCCGGTGCTGACCGGCGTCGCCGTGGGATACCTCGCCATCACCATCCCCGCCGCGCTCCTCCTCCACGTGATCGAACGAAGGGTGGCGTTTACACAATGAGCGCGGCACCAAGCATCCTCTACGACGAGCCCGGGCCGCGGGCCCGCCGCCGGATTCGCGTTAGCAGCGCCGCGGCCGTGGTGGTCATCCTCATCGCGCTGGCCGTCGCTGCCCTGCGCCTGCGCGACGGGGGGCAGTTCGCGGCGGAGAAGTGGAGCCCGCTGTTCGACCCCGACGATGAGAGCTTCGCGGCGGTGTGGCAGATCATCGGCCGCGGCCTGCGGCGCACGCTGGTCGCAGCCGCGCTCGCCATCGCGTGCTCGCTGGCCGTCGGTACCCTGATCGCGGTCGCCCGGTTCATGCTCGGGCGCGCCGGCCGGATCCTGCTCGTCGGTTTGGTCGAGCTGCTGCGTGGCCTGCCCGTCGTCATCACCATCTACTTCGCCGCGCGCGTGCTGCCCGACCTCGGCCTGACGTTCGCCAACGCACCCGGTGGTCGCTTCCTGTGGTACCTGGTCATCGGGCTGACCGCCTACAACGGCGTGGTCATAGCGGAGATCATCCGCGCCGGCGTGCAGGCGCTCCCGCGCGGGCAGTGTGAGGCGGCGTCGGCGATCGGCCTGTCCCGGTGGCAGACCCTGCGCCTCGTACTGTTGCCACAGGCCTTCCGCGTGATGCTGCCCGCCCTGATCAGTCAGGTCGTCGTGGTGCTCAAGGACACCTCGCTCGCGGCGCTGATCCTCGGTCAGTACCCCGAGTTGCTGCGCTCGGGCAACCTCGCCGTGCAGGAGTTGGGCAACCCCATCCAGATGTTCCTGGTGATCGCGGTCATGTACGTCGCCGTCGGGTACGCGCTGTCGAGGCTGGCGCAGTACACCGACCGTCGCCTGTCGCGGCCGGAACGGCGGGCGCGGCGATCGGTGTCTGGACCGCTGAGCGTAGCCGGCGCGGCCAAGTAGGTACCAGCCGTCTAGTGTCCTGAGTCGTTGGTTCATTGCTAGATTGATGGCGTGGGTGATGGTCGTGGTCCGAAGTTGGCGTTGCTGGCGTTGACCGCTGAGGAGCGGGACGTGTTGCAGGGCTGGGCTCGTCGTGGAAAGACGGCGCAGGCGTTGGCGTTACGGGCGCGGATCGTGTTGGCGTGCGCGGATGGCCTGTCCAACAGCGAGGTATCACGGCAGCTCGGGGCGTCGCTGCCGACGGTTGGTAAGTGGCGCAAGCGGTTCATCACGCAGCGACTGGCAGGGCTGCAGGACGAGCCTCGTCCTGGCGCGCCGCGGAAGATTACCGACGCGCAGGTCGAGGCGGTCATCGTCAAGACCCTCGAAGAGGCGCCGTCCAACCGGGATAGCCACTGGTCGACCCGGTCGATGGCGAAGGCGGCCGGGCTCAACCAGACGGCCGTGTCGCGGATCTGGCGGGCGTTCGGGCTCAAACCGCACCTGGTTGACACCTGGAAGCTGTCCACCGATCCGTTGTTCATCGACAAGGTTCGTGACGTGGTCGGGTTGTACCTCGATCCGCCGGACAAGGCGATGGTCCTCGCAGTCGACGAGAAATCCCCGATGCAGGCCCTCGATCGCACCGCGCCGATGCTGCCGATGATGCCGGGCGCGCCTGAGCGCCGCACCCACGACTACGTGCGGCACGGCACCGTGAGCCTGTTCGCCGCGCTGGACATCGCCACCGGCAAGGTGATCGGCCAGCACCAGCGTCGGCACCGCCATCAGGAGTTCCTGCGCTTGCTCAAGACCATCGACGCCAGCACGCCGCCCGAGTTGGACCTGCACCTGATCTGCGACAACTACGCCACCCACAAGACCCCGGCGATCCGCGCCTGGCTGGCTGCACATCCCCGCTTCCACCTGCACTTCACACCAACCTCCGGCAGCTGGCTCAACCTGGTCGAACGCTGGTTCGCTGAACTGACCAACCGCAAGCTCCGCCGCTGCACGCACCGCAGCGTCAAAGCCCTCGAAGACGACGTCAACGCCTGGATCGCGGCATGGAACGACGACCCGAAACCCTTTGTCTGGACCAAAACCGCCGACCAGATCCTCGACAACCTCGCCAACTACTGCGCCCGGATCAATAAAGCTTCCAACGACTCAGGACACTAGTAGTGCTTGTTAGGTCGGCATGTCGTGGGTCGTCGCGAGCTTGGCGGTAGTGTCATCGTCCGGTGACCCGCACGAGCTTTCGGTTGTGCCGCAACGACTGGAGAACGAGGGATTACACGATCAACGTTAAGAGATGAGGCACTAGCCGGCCGCGAGGGCGGGTCGTTAGATACCGCCGTGCTGTGCGGCATCGACGGTCCTGGCCGCCACGAGCAGGCAGCCGATCAGCTTGCGGAGCAGCGGGTTGGGGTTGCCGTCCCGGTGCAGCGTGCTGATCTGCCGCCGCGGGGTGCGCCGACGGATCCGTAGGTCCCGTACGCCCGGTTCCGGCCGGTGCGCCAGCCGCGGTACCAGGGCGATACCCAGCTTCGCCCGCACGAACCCGCGCACCACGTCATAGTCGTTGCTGCGGAAGGCGACGCGGGGAATGAAGCCGGCCCTGGTGCAGAGGCAGACCAATGCCCTGGCACCGGCTGTCTCCTCCC is part of the Micromonospora cremea genome and encodes:
- a CDS encoding amino acid ABC transporter ATP-binding protein — its product is MADKLNDAVNRVIAGGAADWPQAGVSGPPLVELEKVNKRFGDLHVLKNIDLAVFAGEVVVIIGPSGSGKSTLCRTINGLEAHDSGTICMAGKPLPTDGRNLARLRADVGMVFQSFNLFAHKTVLENVTLGQIRVRRRKRAEAERRGMALLDRVGVAEQAGKYPAQLSGGQQQRVSIARALAMDPKVMLFDEPTSALDPEMINEVLGVMTALAGTGMTMLVVTHEMGFARRAADRVAFMADGEIVESGAPERFFDSPTSERARDFLSKVLTH
- a CDS encoding glutamate ABC transporter substrate-binding protein, with amino-acid sequence MGIRRVSILAVVTAASLAIAACGGGGDPAAGPVADAPQFPAGSTMARIAEAGTLRAGVKFDQAGFGMTGLSDKPAGFEVELVKMIAAKLGVKEENIQYTEAPARVREEIIERKEVDLVAATYTINDERKKRISFAGPYYLAGQQVMVAKDDNKIDGPQALRNDTAAKVCSTEGSVPSERIKPYLANPDQLVLFDVNSKCADALRTGQIRAVTSDNVILLGLVSKSNGAFKLVGERFSDEPYGIGIAKGDVQFCEFINQVLREAAQSGAYEKAWTSTAGKLADNVETPALPSIGTCS
- a CDS encoding IS630 family transposase, which gives rise to MGDGRGPKLALLALTAEERDVLQGWARRGKTAQALALRARIVLACADGLSNSEVSRQLGASLPTVGKWRKRFITQRLAGLQDEPRPGAPRKITDAQVEAVIVKTLEEAPSNRDSHWSTRSMAKAAGLNQTAVSRIWRAFGLKPHLVDTWKLSTDPLFIDKVRDVVGLYLDPPDKAMVLAVDEKSPMQALDRTAPMLPMMPGAPERRTHDYVRHGTVSLFAALDIATGKVIGQHQRRHRHQEFLRLLKTIDASTPPELDLHLICDNYATHKTPAIRAWLAAHPRFHLHFTPTSGSWLNLVERWFAELTNRKLRRCTHRSVKALEDDVNAWIAAWNDDPKPFVWTKTADQILDNLANYCARINKASNDSGH
- a CDS encoding amino acid ABC transporter permease — encoded protein: MSAAPSILYDEPGPRARRRIRVSSAAAVVVILIALAVAALRLRDGGQFAAEKWSPLFDPDDESFAAVWQIIGRGLRRTLVAAALAIACSLAVGTLIAVARFMLGRAGRILLVGLVELLRGLPVVITIYFAARVLPDLGLTFANAPGGRFLWYLVIGLTAYNGVVIAEIIRAGVQALPRGQCEAASAIGLSRWQTLRLVLLPQAFRVMLPALISQVVVVLKDTSLAALILGQYPELLRSGNLAVQELGNPIQMFLVIAVMYVAVGYALSRLAQYTDRRLSRPERRARRSVSGPLSVAGAAK
- a CDS encoding amino acid ABC transporter permease; translated protein: MDAFTDNIDLFWSGYLRSVGICLWALVGSLALGLVLAAMRVSPIPPLRALAAGFVNALRNTPLALVLFFMAFGLPELGINASYYLFAVAGLILYTAAFVCEAVRSGINTVPAGQAEAARSIGMTFAQSLSTVVLPQAVRTVVPPLASVIIAMFKNSAVVGAFGVGRDLFSVSGTLTSAQGYPNLPVLTGVAVGYLAITIPAALLLHVIERRVAFTQ